The sequence below is a genomic window from Dictyostelium discoideum AX4 chromosome 5 chromosome, whole genome shotgun sequence.
ttaatttttttttttttttttttttttatatatatatatatataaataaataaataggtGGAAAGAATGGACAATTTGGTTATTTAGCAAAAGATAAAAGTAGAagagaaaagaaattaacaAAAGAGACTAAATTTGAAGCACCAAAAAAGAAAGTTGAAGAAAAATTTGAATGCAATGTTTTTATTGGTAGTGGAACAGCAAAATCTACTGATAGTAATGGTTTATCAGATccatttgttattatttggagTGTTGATGCTGAAGGACAACCAGATAAATCACTTTTCAAAAGTAAAGTTtgtaaaaaaactttaactCCAAACTGGGATGAAAAGGgtactttaaaattaaaggaatcttataaatcattaattgttgaattatgGGATCACGATTTATTAACTGCAAATGATTTCATTGGTAGAGCTAGAATAAATGTTGAtgctattaatattaaaaaatacagTTATACCTTCAAAGATACCATTAGTGTTTATGATGGTGAAATATCAACTCCAAGTGGTACT
It includes:
- a CDS encoding C2 domain-containing protein gives rise to the protein MSGNIYMDIIASQVSQGNFGGKNGQFGYLAKDKSRREKKLTKETKFEAPKKKVEEKFECNVFIGSGTAKSTDSNGLSDPFVIIWSVDAEGQPDKSLFKSKVCKKTLTPNWDEKGTLKLKESYKSLIVELWDHDLLTANDFIGRARINVDAINIKKYSYTFKDTISVYDGEISTPSGTVYIEITNSSSTKSFSSCA